From the genome of Edaphobacter dinghuensis, one region includes:
- a CDS encoding RHS repeat-associated core domain-containing protein produces MNRIPLGLRLAALCLLTICRPAISQDYLTATGNPSFSVNIPVENGFINVANGNLHMEFPLATHKQRGALALDEKLVYDSRIWMIGHYNNYYWWPTNVPNTTLAQGGWRFVTGAETGTITYTLNSGTTQGTCQAPNRGPTGTQDNYVYTISWSDPSGTNHIFDASLFDDENTCGYPTSRTIDGGYATDASGYYVSGDSNGNAVVVDKNGTQVYPEVIDRYGNYWSLDNNENLIDDLGRTPVIATTNGNVTYYDVLAPNGPINNNGTRVRYTVTTTPIQVSTQFNETGVVEWSGTLSPISSIQLPDGSSYRFSYDSYGEMTSVTLPTGGVITYGWGNYFDSYQNENRWLTSRTVGNNPAMTFTPSVITQCSSGGTGCQEQMVVHKPSGDETVYTLTLNNGAWNTNTTAYTGSHLSGTPLMNVVNTYDFSNPCPSQICIGANDITKSTAVTTLSDTGLMTQTQYGYNDPYLGNLTSLKQWDYYTGSPSATPTHETDYVYSGYDLTQSTSFYNGTQVAQITYGYTPSPTTTTSGIAQHGTTNAGGPYLQTVSQWINTGGSSTTIYAMDDTGMVTSIKDPKGNLSSTSYQCANALPYQSTNALSQTTTYGYDCNSGAITSVKDPNDSAAGRSGTTYSYEAVAGRSWTIGRPDGGTTTYSYPSSTEVDTAVTATPDPTISSQDISDAFGRTYQHIQAGISTEIAYDANGRKSCVTNPHVIGTPSSTDGSTCITVYDGLDRPKKQTQPDGSTLTWNYTGNVTSFSDEASNTWSRTSNAFGQLTNVVEPGNLQTSYSYDGLGNLVTAIQAGGSGDTSRTRTFSYDSLSRMLSSAIPESGTTSYSYVANGSLCAGDVSLPCSKTDARGTTINYAYDALNRLTGKTYSDGTPNVAYTYDSFSGWGQPHGASIGRLVRALTCNASSQCNDDLYSYDPMGRINHLEGATPSEAGHAAHWTQMQYDLAGNLTALLYPDGHVINQTFDGAGRLSNVIYASQSTPYGSFTGGTIVNIPYISAINYFADGSPLQTTFGNGMVETLNKNSRLQIQSLTAWNPTSPYNSQPFLAHTYCYVNCATGGTANNGNIWGITDTLNPSQTQGFTYDALNRISSFSLGGAISQQYKIDSFGNMSPMSGTNPVFSFDPATNRINNLPCAASLAPYDTVGNQICDTDNNGALRQYSFDAENRISQIAMLGSGTPFETYFYDGDGNRVRKANANGNFTEYVYFNGQPIAETDQSGAWTDYIYANGRKIAMDTVASTIWMHGSNQTPVEAAVNLALPGVINISTGDKLSWYQYQQSSGGTTGGMNLIFDNGWQLNGACTSCSGQPAAALDQNDVAVDKWSGNFGWEWRTVDLSAYAGHSISGAQLLKDVGAPSDSWDLLFSFISITHADGRVDTIYDGINQIGLSMPAVAGLENNWASYNGVIGSVQTRYYVDDHLGTTQMEFSAGGYPLWKGQFAPFGQELDTQYTANHYKFTGLEHDSESGLDHTQFRQYGSTMGRWMSPDPYNGSMDLANPQSFNRYSYVGNMPMRFIDPSGQIPCVPVADPGITIATCVAITATETCGPVCGAVAGGAAFIGAVVADLFTGGFFAHPTFHGSLQPRPNSPNSGQQPDKKPCSAKLAQGVQSNTGTSISNVQSAGSIGGHANYTFDVADPSGFQSILNQNPAWPLPFGIDQGSRYGLVGSTHIENTLTGGFIGHTDLFNGHSFLAPLHWLVDVGVGHIPGVNLDFGCKAGL; encoded by the coding sequence GTGAATCGAATCCCACTTGGCCTTCGTCTAGCCGCGCTATGCCTCTTGACCATATGCCGTCCCGCAATATCGCAGGATTACCTTACTGCCACCGGCAATCCTTCATTCAGTGTCAATATTCCCGTTGAAAATGGGTTTATCAACGTTGCTAACGGCAATTTGCACATGGAGTTTCCATTGGCAACGCATAAGCAACGCGGTGCGCTTGCACTCGATGAAAAACTTGTCTATGACAGCCGCATCTGGATGATCGGCCATTACAACAACTATTATTGGTGGCCGACAAATGTTCCTAATACTACCTTGGCGCAGGGAGGATGGAGATTTGTCACAGGTGCCGAAACGGGAACCATCACTTATACACTCAACTCTGGAACTACTCAAGGTACATGCCAGGCCCCAAATCGCGGCCCAACCGGCACTCAGGACAATTATGTATACACCATAAGTTGGAGTGATCCGAGCGGCACCAATCATATCTTTGATGCTTCACTTTTCGACGATGAGAATACTTGTGGGTATCCCACCTCAAGGACCATTGACGGTGGGTATGCAACCGACGCGAGCGGATATTACGTTAGCGGAGATTCGAATGGAAATGCAGTCGTTGTAGATAAGAACGGAACTCAGGTATACCCGGAAGTAATCGACCGTTACGGCAATTATTGGTCGCTCGATAATAATGAAAATCTGATTGATGATCTCGGTCGAACGCCGGTTATTGCTACGACGAATGGGAATGTGACCTATTACGATGTTCTGGCTCCTAATGGGCCAATAAACAATAATGGCACACGTGTTCGATACACTGTCACGACAACACCGATTCAGGTCAGTACACAGTTCAATGAGACCGGGGTTGTTGAGTGGAGTGGGACGCTCTCCCCGATATCAAGTATCCAATTGCCTGATGGCTCCTCCTATCGCTTTTCATATGATTCATATGGCGAGATGACGAGTGTTACTCTCCCAACCGGAGGCGTCATCACCTACGGCTGGGGCAATTATTTCGATTCTTATCAAAATGAAAATCGGTGGCTGACGTCTAGAACGGTAGGAAATAATCCGGCAATGACGTTTACGCCTTCGGTCATTACACAGTGCTCCAGTGGAGGAACTGGCTGCCAGGAACAGATGGTTGTTCATAAGCCGAGTGGGGATGAAACTGTCTACACGCTTACATTAAACAATGGAGCGTGGAATACGAATACCACTGCCTACACTGGCTCACATTTGTCGGGAACGCCATTAATGAATGTGGTCAACACCTACGACTTTTCAAATCCATGCCCAAGCCAGATATGTATTGGCGCGAACGACATTACAAAATCGACTGCGGTGACAACCCTGTCTGATACTGGCCTTATGACTCAGACTCAATATGGTTATAACGACCCGTATCTGGGGAATTTAACCTCTTTGAAGCAATGGGATTACTACACAGGCAGCCCATCGGCTACCCCAACTCATGAGACGGATTATGTCTATTCCGGTTATGACCTAACACAATCGACAAGTTTTTATAATGGGACTCAAGTAGCTCAAATCACTTATGGCTATACTCCGTCCCCCACTACGACCACCTCTGGAATAGCTCAACACGGAACAACAAATGCGGGCGGCCCGTATCTCCAGACAGTCTCTCAATGGATCAATACCGGTGGTTCATCGACAACCATATATGCAATGGACGATACCGGGATGGTCACTAGTATCAAAGACCCAAAAGGTAATCTTTCCAGCACAAGTTATCAATGCGCCAATGCTCTACCATATCAATCCACAAATGCGTTGAGCCAAACGACAACCTATGGATATGACTGCAACTCTGGCGCAATAACCAGCGTAAAAGATCCTAATGATTCGGCGGCTGGTCGCTCAGGTACAACATATAGCTATGAAGCGGTCGCTGGGCGATCCTGGACTATAGGGCGTCCTGATGGAGGAACAACGACATACTCTTATCCCTCCTCAACAGAAGTTGATACAGCCGTTACCGCTACTCCCGATCCGACGATATCATCACAGGACATCTCTGACGCCTTTGGCCGAACATATCAGCATATTCAAGCAGGGATTTCTACTGAAATTGCCTATGACGCGAACGGTAGAAAGTCCTGTGTTACCAACCCACATGTTATCGGAACACCTTCGTCTACAGACGGAAGCACCTGTATTACCGTTTACGATGGCTTGGATCGTCCGAAGAAGCAAACGCAGCCAGACGGAAGCACGCTAACATGGAATTACACAGGCAATGTCACAAGTTTTAGTGATGAAGCTAGCAATACTTGGTCACGTACTAGCAATGCTTTTGGACAGCTAACCAATGTTGTAGAGCCAGGGAATCTTCAGACCAGCTATAGCTATGACGGTCTTGGAAACCTGGTGACAGCGATCCAGGCGGGCGGATCAGGAGATACATCGCGAACCCGTACCTTTAGCTATGATTCGCTTTCTCGAATGCTGAGTTCTGCTATACCAGAGTCAGGAACTACCAGCTATAGCTATGTTGCCAACGGCAGTCTGTGTGCAGGAGATGTATCGCTCCCATGCAGCAAGACAGATGCACGGGGAACCACGATAAATTACGCCTATGATGCATTGAATCGTTTGACAGGAAAAACTTATTCTGACGGAACTCCTAATGTGGCATATACCTATGATAGTTTCTCTGGCTGGGGACAACCTCATGGAGCTTCTATAGGTAGGCTCGTTCGAGCCTTAACATGTAATGCTTCTTCTCAATGCAATGATGATCTTTACAGTTATGATCCTATGGGGAGAATCAATCACCTCGAAGGCGCAACGCCCTCAGAGGCAGGTCATGCTGCTCATTGGACTCAGATGCAGTATGACCTTGCAGGGAATCTTACAGCCTTGCTATATCCGGATGGGCATGTCATCAACCAAACGTTTGATGGGGCTGGCAGATTGTCAAATGTCATCTATGCATCACAAAGTACCCCCTATGGTTCCTTCACCGGAGGAACCATAGTTAACATTCCTTATATTTCCGCCATTAACTATTTTGCAGACGGCTCTCCATTGCAGACTACCTTTGGAAACGGCATGGTTGAAACTCTAAACAAAAACTCCCGACTCCAGATTCAAAGCCTAACTGCGTGGAATCCAACATCTCCATATAACTCACAACCCTTTTTGGCGCATACGTACTGCTATGTAAATTGTGCAACCGGTGGGACCGCCAATAATGGCAACATATGGGGAATTACAGATACACTCAATCCCAGTCAGACTCAGGGCTTTACCTATGATGCATTAAATAGGATCAGTAGCTTTTCCTTGGGCGGAGCGATCAGTCAGCAATACAAAATCGACTCCTTTGGCAATATGAGCCCTATGTCGGGAACAAATCCCGTGTTTTCGTTTGATCCAGCCACAAATAGAATCAACAACCTTCCTTGCGCTGCCTCTTTGGCTCCTTATGACACAGTTGGGAATCAGATTTGCGATACCGACAACAACGGTGCGTTAAGACAGTATTCCTTCGACGCGGAGAACCGCATCAGCCAGATTGCAATGCTCGGAAGCGGCACTCCATTCGAGACTTATTTCTATGATGGTGATGGCAACCGAGTTCGGAAAGCCAATGCAAACGGCAACTTTACCGAATATGTCTATTTCAATGGTCAACCTATAGCAGAAACGGATCAGAGCGGGGCCTGGACGGACTATATCTATGCCAATGGCCGCAAGATTGCGATGGATACGGTGGCATCTACGATCTGGATGCACGGCTCCAACCAGACACCCGTCGAGGCGGCTGTCAATCTTGCTCTTCCAGGCGTGATCAATATTTCTACAGGTGACAAGCTTAGTTGGTATCAGTACCAGCAGTCGAGCGGCGGTACAACCGGTGGGATGAATTTGATCTTTGATAACGGGTGGCAGTTGAATGGGGCATGCACTTCGTGTTCTGGTCAGCCTGCTGCCGCGCTTGACCAGAATGATGTTGCCGTTGATAAATGGAGTGGTAACTTCGGATGGGAATGGCGAACTGTGGACCTTAGCGCTTATGCAGGTCATTCCATAAGCGGAGCGCAACTGCTCAAGGATGTTGGAGCGCCGTCGGATAGCTGGGATCTTTTATTTAGCTTTATATCCATCACTCATGCAGATGGCCGAGTTGATACGATCTACGACGGCATCAACCAGATAGGACTTAGCATGCCAGCGGTTGCGGGATTGGAAAACAACTGGGCTTCTTATAACGGTGTGATTGGTTCGGTACAGACTCGGTATTATGTTGATGACCATCTCGGCACGACGCAGATGGAGTTTTCGGCAGGGGGATATCCGCTCTGGAAGGGCCAATTCGCTCCCTTCGGTCAGGAACTCGATACTCAATACACCGCGAATCACTACAAGTTCACCGGACTGGAACACGATTCGGAGAGCGGCCTCGACCACACTCAGTTCCGGCAATACGGCTCGACGATGGGCCGATGGATGTCCCCCGACCCCTACAACGGCAGCATGGACCTCGCCAATCCCCAGAGCTTCAATCGCTATAGCTATGTGGGCAATATGCCGATGCGCTTCATCGATCCAAGTGGCCAAATTCCTTGTGTTCCCGTCGCTGATCCTGGGATAACGATTGCTACCTGTGTTGCAATCACAGCGACGGAGACTTGCGGACCCGTTTGTGGTGCAGTCGCCGGAGGAGCTGCTTTTATTGGAGCCGTTGTAGCCGACCTATTTACGGGCGGTTTCTTTGCTCACCCAACGTTCCACGGATCGCTCCAGCCCAGGCCCAATTCTCCGAATAGCGGGCAGCAACCGGATAAGAAACCTTGTTCTGCAAAATTGGCTCAAGGGGTGCAGAGCAACACAGGAACGTCTATTTCGAACGTGCAATCTGCAGGCTCGATCGGGGGGCACGCCAATTACACGTTTGATGTCGCTGACCCCTCTGGATTTCAGAGCATCCTAAATCAAAACCCTGCGTGGCCTTTGCCATTCGGTATCGATCAAGGATCGCGCTATGGGTTGGTCGGATCGACTCACATAGAAAACACCCTTACGGGAGGATTCATCGGGCATACGGACCTGTTCAACGGGCACTCGTTCCTTGCTCCTTTGCACTGGCTCGTCGATGTAGGAGTTGGCCATATTCCAGGAGTCAATCTCGACTTCGGATGCAAGGCGGGTTTATGA
- a CDS encoding helix-turn-helix domain-containing protein codes for MASDICVALGERIREMRRVKGWRQIDLAEHSGVHEVHISDLERGSREAGLRTLDKIATALGTTLSEMLKGL; via the coding sequence ATGGCATCGGATATCTGCGTGGCGTTGGGCGAGCGAATCAGAGAGATGCGCCGCGTCAAGGGTTGGCGACAGATAGACCTTGCGGAGCATTCAGGAGTTCACGAAGTCCACATCTCAGATTTGGAGCGTGGATCACGCGAGGCAGGATTGCGAACCCTCGACAAGATTGCCACTGCTCTGGGGACTACGTTATCGGAGATGCTGAAGGGATTGTGA